From a region of the Coffea arabica cultivar ET-39 chromosome 3e, Coffea Arabica ET-39 HiFi, whole genome shotgun sequence genome:
- the LOC140038331 gene encoding mediator of RNA polymerase II transcription subunit 4-like, which produces MLQNVPHQIVQSPAWLGLPNPNSPSLQNATPAKFASQAQQSHPPNQQSNAPSIIPTSSTLLPLLPPLPRAQSILLQMSLLASRLFDVSPNRSHWISAFRGSLPSFLSSQSQPLTSTAPDSYPSSSKEILALFTNLQTQLFEAVAELQEILDLQDGKQKLSHEIRSKDAAILALASKLKEAKQVLDNLVDDYSDYRRSKRSKSEDVAEDSSTTTVASQLKLSDILSYAHRISYTTFAPPEFGAGQAPLRGALPPAPQEEQMRASQLYAFADLNVGLPKTDEDKKKTIEPLIETPVGQPAEPNPLANLAGMQGLLPPNISVPSGWKPGMPVELPSDLPILPPPGWKPGDPVALPPLDSLPVPPRIEEQQSQHIPPPMLTKAPEPIQVRHVQLDIDDDSSDYSSDVGSSDSED; this is translated from the coding sequence ATGCTCCAGAATGTTCCGCATCAGATTGTGCAATCTCCAGCTTGGCTAGGCTTACCAAATCCAAATTCACCTTCTCTTCAAAACGCTACTCCGGCTAAGTTTGCCTCCCAAGCCCAGCAATCTCATCCACCCAATCAACAATCAAATGCACCAAGCATTATTCCAACTTCTTCAACACTTCTTCCTCTGCTTCCCCCTCTGCCAAGAGCTCAGTCTATTCTTCTGCAAATGTCCTTACTTGCCTCAAGACTCTTTGATGTCTCACCTAATAGGTCGCATTGGATTAGCGCATTTCGAGGTTCCCTGCCCTCCTTCTTGTCTTCCCAATCCCAACCTTTGACATCAACTGCACCAGATTCTTATCCTTCTTCCTCCAAAGAAATTCTCGCTCTTTTCACAAACCTTCAAACTCAGCTATTTGAAGCTGTTGCAGAGCTCCAAGAAATTCTTGATCTTCAAGATGGAAAACAGAAACTCTCGCATGAAATCAGGTCAAAAGATGCTGCAATTCTTGCACTTGCAAGCAAGCTCAAAGAAGCTAAGCAGGTTCTTGACAACCTTGTGGATGATTACTCGGATTATCGCCGTTCAAAACGGTCCAAGTCAGAAGATGTTGCAGAAGATTCTTCAACCACCACTGTGGCATCTCAGCTGAAGCTTTCTGATATATTGTCATATGCCCATAGGATAAGCTACACTACTTTTGCACCACCAGAATTTGGTGCTGGACAGGCTCCTCTCCGTGGGGCACTCCCACCTGCTCCACAGGAGGAGCAAATGCGGGCATCCCAACTGTACGCTTTTGCTGATCTCAATGTTGGTTTACCAAAAACAGATGAGGATAAGAAGAAAACTATTGAGCCATTGATCGAAACTCCTGTTGGGCAACCAGCAGAGCCAAATCCACTTGCCAATCTTGCTGGAATGCAGGGTCTGCTTCCACCTAATATTTCTGTGCCATCAGGATGGAAACCTGGAATGCCCGTGGAGTTGCCCAGTGATCTACCAATTCTTCCTCCACCTGGTTGGAAACCTGGTGATCCAGTGGCACTGCCCCCATTGGATTCTCTTCCTGTACCTCCTAGAATTGAAGAGCAACAATCTCAGCATATCCCCCCTCCGATGCTTACAAAGGCACCCGAGCCTATACAAGTTCGGCATGTGCAGCTTGACATTGACGATGACAGTAGTGATTATAGCAGTGATGTTGGTAGCTCTGACAGTGAAGATTAG
- the LOC140038592 gene encoding F-box protein SKIP24-like, whose amino-acid sequence MYFGVISPQYRNGELHPADDSTESLNHHGLDYKKVFWHDLQRCKRREKQPIALKVWQPEAVRGMQKQMVEQYDVPVESRISAQEMKLRLCKQQIANYDSKALRVENQKVDRAKEQLESVKYHPLHDLCRKGSRSDEHGVRRKKWKHV is encoded by the exons ATGTATTTTGGAGTCATTTCGCCACAATATCGGAACGGAGAGTTACATCCCGCTGATGACTCGaccgagtctttgaaccatcATGGTCTTGACTACAAGAAG GTTTTTTGGCATGACTTGCAAAGGtgtaaaagaagagaaaagcaaCCTATTGCATTGAAAGTATGGCAACCAGAGGCAGTTCGAGGTATGCAAAAGCAGATGGTTGAGCAATATGATGTACCTGTTGAGTCTCGGATTAGTGCACAGGAGATGAAGCTCAGGCTTTGCAAGCAACAAATTGCTAATTATGATAGTAAGGCCCTT AGAGTTGAAAATCAGAAGGTTGACAGAGCAAAAGAACAGCTGGAATCAGTAAAATATCACCCCCTGCATGACCTTTGCAGGAAAGGCAGCAGGAGTGATGAACACGGCGTAAGAAGAAAGAAGTGGAAACATGTATGA
- the LOC113735225 gene encoding cellulose synthase-like protein D5: MGVDSPSSSPVTITVSTSGGGGGHGIGLTSPIRRHSLSNNPNSPLSGRGLRASSGGKASSSNTTARYLSFSKDSTEEFVAYTVHIPPTPDNRIIAGSQNSPLDRSKSRGIPSAGFIKDTIFTGGHNSVTRAHVRKSSEEVELPNVKTKSNLVCEIEGCDEKALDRNSKMQCECGFRICRDCFFDCVENGAGRCPGCKEPYRGDVIDDEIQDEPRSQPRIRVGKNYSLVQSFKNPNHDFDHAQWLFETKGTYGYGNAVWPRDGYVSGMGTERHQNPPDFTDRRNKPLTRKVGISAAIISPYRLLMALRLAALACFLTWRVSHPNHEAMWLWIMSVVCEFWFALSWLLDQLPKLCPVKRVTDLSVLKQRFESSDPNLNNPKALSDLPGIDVFVSTADPDKEPPLVTANTILSILAVDYPMEKVACYLSDDGGSLVTFEALAEAASFSKSWVPFCRKHNIEPRNPDAYFSQKSDPLKNKVKIDFVRDRRRVKREYDEFKVRINALPESIRRRSDAYNAQAELRARKKQLELGDNLSEAVKVPKATWMSDGSHWPGTWTSAEEGHSKGDHEGIIQMMLMPPNSEPVFGTEADEDNLIDTAEVDIRLPMLVYVSREKRRGFEHNKKAGAMNALVRASAIMSNGPFILNLDCDHYIYNSLALREGMCFMLDRGGDRICYVQFPQRFEGIDPNDRYANHNTVFFDVSMRAFDGLQGPMYVGTGCIFRRIALYGFSPPRATEHHGWFGTKKIKTLLRRKSKAPKNQDDVETLLPILGDENADDEAAKALLSKQFGNSASLIDSIAIAEFGGRLLHELRGKGCLGRPAGSLAVLREPLDAAALAEAVSVVTCFYEDKTEWGKRVGWIYGSVTEDVVTGYRMHNRGWRSVYCITKRDAFRGTAPINLTDRLIQVLRWATGSVEIFFSRNNALFASPRMKFLQRVAYFNVGMYPFTSVFLLVYCLLPALSLFSGKFIVQSLNVTFLVFLLAITLTLCMLALLEIKWSGITLHDWWRNEQFWLIGGTSAHPSAVVQGLLKVIAGIDISFTLTSKSAAPDDEDDEFAELYEFRWTVLMVPPITIILINMIAIAVAVSRTLYSPFPEWSKLLGGVFFSIWVLSHLYPFAKGLMGRKGKIPTIVYLWSGLICIVLSLIALYLYPPSGEQRSFQFEFP; the protein is encoded by the exons ATGGGTGTTGATTCTCCATCCTCATCTCCTGTGACAATTACAGTCTCTACCTCAGGTGGTGGTGGGGGCCATGGAATTGGCTTGACTAGTCCAATCCGGCGTCATTCCTTATCAAACAATCCGAATTCGCCCCTGAGTGGAAGAGGATTAAGGGCTTCCAGTGGAGGCAAAGCTTCTTCTTCCAATACTACTGCGAGGTATCTTTCTTTCTCTAAAGACAGCACCGAGGAGTTTGTCGCCTACACAGTTCACATTCCTCCCACCCCTGATAACCGGATAATCGCTGGATCTCAGAACAGCCCTCTAGACAGAAGCAAAAGCAGGGGAATTCCTAGTGCAGGCTTCATCAAAGATACTATTTTTACTGGAGGACACAATTCGGTGACTCGAGCCCACGTCAGGAAAAGCTCCGAGGAAGTTGAGCTACCAAATGTGAAGACAAAATCAAATCTGGTATGCGAAATCGAGGGCTGTGATGAGAAAGCTCTTGATAGGAATTCCAAAATGCAGTGCGAGTGTGGTTTCAGGATTTGCAGGGATTGCTTCTTTGATTGCGTTGAAAATGGAGCCGGAAGATGCCCCGGTTGCAAAGAGCCTTACAGGGGAGATGTTATTGATGACGAAATTCAGGATGAGCCACGGTCCCAACCGCGAATCAGAGTGGGAAAGAATTACTCTTTGGTTCAGTCTTTCAAGAATCCAAACCATGATTTTGATCATGCACAATGGCTGTTTGAGACCAAAGGAACTTATGGGTATGGAAATGCGGTTTGGCCTAGAGATGGATACGTGTCTGGAATGGGAACTGAGCGACATCAAAATCCTCCCGATTTCACTGACCGGAGAAACAAGCCCTTAACCAGGAAAGTTGGAATTTCTGCTGCAATAATCAGTCCCTACAG ATTACTGATGGCTCTTCGTCTTGCTGCACTTGCCTGTTTCCTTACATGGAGGGTGTCACATCCTAATCATGAAGCAATGTGGTTATGGATAATGTCTGTTGTCTGTGAATTTTGGTTTGCACTGTCTTGGCTTCTTGATCAGCTACCTAAGCTTTGCCCTGTGAAAAGGGTGACTGACCTGTCGGTTCTGAAGCAGAGATTTGAATCATCCGATCCAAACCTCAACAATCCCAAAGCATTATCTGACCTTCCAGGGATTGATGTATTTGTCTCTACAGCTGATCCAGACAAAGAGCCACCTCTAGTTACTGCAAACACTATTCTTTCTATACTTGCAGTTGATTATCCGATGGAGAAGGTGGCATGTTATCTATCTGATGATGGAGGTTCTCTGGTGACATTTGAGGCTCTTGCAGAGGCTGCAAGCTTTTCAAAATCTTGGGTTCCCTTCTGTAGGAAACACAACATTGAACCTCGCAATCCGGACGCATACTTTAGTCAGAAGAGTGATCCTCTCAAGAACAAAGTGAAAATTGATTTTGTGAGGGATAGGAGAAGAGTGAAAAGAGAGTATGATGAATTCAAAGTCAGGATAAATGCCTTGCCGGAGTCAATAAGGAGAAGATCGGATGCATACAATGCTCAAGCAGAGCTAAGGGCTAGGAAGAAACAGCTTGAACTTGGGGACAATCTTTCAGAAGCCGTTAAGGTCCCAAAGGCTACTTGGATGTCCGACGGCTCTCATTGGCCCGGAACTTGGACATCGGCAGAGGAAGGTCATTCAAAAGGTGATCATGAGGGCATTATTCAG ATGATGTTGATGCCACCTAATTCAGAGCCAGTTTTTGGGACTGAAGCTGATGAGGACAACTTGATTGATACAGCAGAAGTTGATATCCGGCTGCCAATGCTGGTTTATGTCTCTCGTGAGAAGCGGCGTGGTTTTGAACACAACAAGAAAGCTGGAGCCATGAATGCCCTAGTCCGTGCCAGTGCAATTATGTCCAACGGCCCTTTCATTCTTAATTTGGACTGTGACCACTATATCTATAACTCCTTGGCATTGAGGGAGGGAATGTGTTTTATGCTAGACCGAGGTGGTGACAGAATTTGTTATGTACAATTCCCTCAACGATTTGAGGGGATTGATCCAAATGATCGGTATGCAAACCACAACACTGTATTTTTTGATGTGAGTATGAGGGCTTTTGATGGATTACAAGGTCCAATGTATGTCGGAACAGGCTGCATTTTCAGGAGAATTGCTCTGTATGGTTTTAGTCCACCTAGAGCGACAGAACATCATGGATGGTTTggaacaaagaaaataaaaacgcTCCTCAGGAGGAAATCCAAGGCGCCAAAGAATCAAGATGATGTGGAAACGCTTTTACCCATTTTGGGTGATGAAAATGCAGATGACGAAGCTGCCAAGGCCTTGCTTTCAAAACAATTTGGAAACTCAGCTTCTCTGATCGACTCCATTGCAATAGCTGAATTTGGGGGCAGGCTGCTTCATGAATTGCGAGGAAAGGGATGCCTGGGAAGGCCAGCTGGTTCTCTTGCTGTGCTGCGTGAGCCTTTAGATGCAGCAGCCCTGGCAGAGGCAGTCAGCGTTGTGACATGCTTCTATGAGGACAAAACTGAGTGGGGAAAAAGGGTAGGTTGGATATATGGTTCTGTAACTGAAGATGTTGTCACAGGTTATCGAATGCACAATAGAGGTTGGAGATCAGTTTACTGCATCACAAAAAGAGATGCTTTCAGAGGGACGGCCCCAATCAATTTGACAGATAGGCTCATCCAAGTGCTCAGGTGGGCAACAGGTTCTGTTGAAATCTTCTTTTCTCGAAACAATGCCTTATTTGCAAGTCCTAGGATGAAGTTTTTGCAAAGGGTGGCGTATTTCAATGTCGGAATGTACCCTTTCACATCTGTGTTCCTCCTTGTTTACTGTCTTTTGCCAGCACTGTCGTTGTTCTCTGGAAAGTTCATTGTGCAGTCACTTAATGTCACGTTTCTAGTGTTCTTGCTGGCCATCACTCTCACCTTGTGCATGCTTGCACTGCTTGAGATTAAATGGTCAGGCATCACTCTCCATGATTGGTGGCGGAATGAGCAATTTTGGCTAATCGGAGGAACCAGCGCACATCCTTCAGCTGTGGTGCAAGGACTGCTGAAGGTGATAGCTGGAATTGATATCTCATTCACCTTGACATCTAAATCAGCAGCacctgatgatgaagatgatgagtTCGCTGAGCTGTATGAGTTTAGGTGGACTGTTCTGATGGTTCCGCCAATCACAATAATATTGATTAACATGATAGCAATCGCGGTGGCAGTATCCAGGACGCTGTACAGTCCTTTCCCGGAGTGGAGCAAGCTCCTTGGAGGTGTTTTCTTCAGCATCTGGGTGCTGTCTCATCTATATCCTTTCGCAAAGGGGTTGATGGGAAGAAAGGGGAAGATTCCAACCATTGTATATTTGTGGTCTGGACTGATATGTATTGTTCTTTCGTTGATTGCTTTGTACTTGTATCCTCCTTCCGGGGAACAAAGAAGCTTCCAGTTTGAGTTTCCCTAG
- the LOC140038332 gene encoding thioredoxin-like fold domain-containing protein MRL7L, chloroplastic isoform X1, translated as MDALRLQSCFSPIKIEGRKDSSSCYGDLSMRRKKQNHTVLSSTWMSMNGLSRSPSWVHGFRKYRLKTTKAVDVSEAEDGKEKGSKKSGENSIPDDAFDMDDEERQEWRKKIREVISKNPAVDEEADPDERRKKMQKLLADYPLVVDEDDPNWPEDADGWGFSLGQFFNKITIKNVKKDDDDNYDSENEIVWQDDDYIRPIKDITSAEWEEAVFKDISPLVVLVHNRYKRPKENEKIRNELENAVHIIWNCRLPSPRCVAIDAVKELGLVSALQVSVFPELIFIKAGKILHREKAIRTADELSRMMAFFYFGAAMPPCLSGIKNIEEDVPSYSSNLQ; from the exons ATGGATGCATTGAGGCTGCAGTCTTGTTTCTCACCTATTAAAATAGAAGGCAGAAAAGATTCTTCTTCATGCTATGGTGATCTCTCTATGAGGAGAAAGAAACAGAACCATACTGTTTTATCATCAACCTGGATGTCTATGAACGGCCTATCCAGATCGCCTTCATGG GTTCATGGGTTCAGAAAATATAGGTTAAAGACTACTAAAGCGGTGGATGTATCAGAGGCGGAGGATGGGAAGGAGAAAGGAAGCAAAAAATCTGGTGAAAATTCTATACCTGATGATGCCTTCGATATGGATGATGAAGAGAGGCAGgaatggaggaaaaaaattagGGAAGTGATCAGTAAGAACCCTGCCGTTGATGAAGAGGCAGATCCTGATGAACGTAGAAAAAAGATGCAAAAGCTTTTGGCTGATTATCCTCTTGTTGTTGACGAAGATGACCCCAATTGGCCAGAAGATGCTGATGGTTGGGGTTTCAGCTTAGGTCAATTCTTCAACAAGATTACCATTAAAAATGTTAAGAAGGATGATGATGACAACTATGATAGTGAAAATGAAATTGTGTGGCAAGATGATGATTATATCCGTCCAATTAAGGACATAACATCTGCAGAATGGGAAGAGGCAGTGTTCAAGGACATCAGTCCTTTAGTTGTTCTTGTACATAACCGTTATAAAAG AccaaaggaaaatgaaaagattaGGAATGAATTGGAGAACGCTGTGCATATCATATGGAACTGCAGGCTACCATCTCCTAGA TGTGTAGCAATTGATGCTGTTAAAGAGCTCGGTTTGGTCTCTGCTCTACAAGTCTCTGTTTTCCCGGAGCTCATATTTATTAAAGCAGGGAAAATCTTACATCGCGAGAAAG CGATTCGAACGGCAGATGAGTTGTCAAGAATGATGGCATTCTTTTACTTTGGAGCAGCAATGCCACCCTGTCTTAGTGGCATTAAGAACATTGAAGAAGATGTTCCCTCCTATAGTTCGAACTTGCA GTAA
- the LOC140038332 gene encoding thioredoxin-like fold domain-containing protein MRL7L, chloroplastic isoform X2, whose translation MDDEERQEWRKKIREVISKNPAVDEEADPDERRKKMQKLLADYPLVVDEDDPNWPEDADGWGFSLGQFFNKITIKNVKKDDDDNYDSENEIVWQDDDYIRPIKDITSAEWEEAVFKDISPLVVLVHNRYKRPKENEKIRNELENAVHIIWNCRLPSPRCVAIDAVKELGLVSALQVSVFPELIFIKAGKILHREKAIRTADELSRMMAFFYFGAAMPPCLSGIKNIEEDVPSYSSNLQ comes from the exons ATGGATGATGAAGAGAGGCAGgaatggaggaaaaaaattagGGAAGTGATCAGTAAGAACCCTGCCGTTGATGAAGAGGCAGATCCTGATGAACGTAGAAAAAAGATGCAAAAGCTTTTGGCTGATTATCCTCTTGTTGTTGACGAAGATGACCCCAATTGGCCAGAAGATGCTGATGGTTGGGGTTTCAGCTTAGGTCAATTCTTCAACAAGATTACCATTAAAAATGTTAAGAAGGATGATGATGACAACTATGATAGTGAAAATGAAATTGTGTGGCAAGATGATGATTATATCCGTCCAATTAAGGACATAACATCTGCAGAATGGGAAGAGGCAGTGTTCAAGGACATCAGTCCTTTAGTTGTTCTTGTACATAACCGTTATAAAAG AccaaaggaaaatgaaaagattaGGAATGAATTGGAGAACGCTGTGCATATCATATGGAACTGCAGGCTACCATCTCCTAGA TGTGTAGCAATTGATGCTGTTAAAGAGCTCGGTTTGGTCTCTGCTCTACAAGTCTCTGTTTTCCCGGAGCTCATATTTATTAAAGCAGGGAAAATCTTACATCGCGAGAAAG CGATTCGAACGGCAGATGAGTTGTCAAGAATGATGGCATTCTTTTACTTTGGAGCAGCAATGCCACCCTGTCTTAGTGGCATTAAGAACATTGAAGAAGATGTTCCCTCCTATAGTTCGAACTTGCA GTAA
- the LOC140038334 gene encoding probable poly(ADP-ribose) glycohydrolase 2: protein MRAKLVLNISTKNETHYRRQQQQPLDSNTTCLRLLDSQQPGLVLLSQELIAALLSCAFFSLFPAANRGATYLPAINFHHLFANVLRALFVDIKEQPAWATLSKTDDFFFFETGGHKVPMGLKFQWVNCVKT from the exons ATGCGCGCTAAATTGGTCCTTAATATTTCAACTAAAAATGAGACCCACTATCGGCGCCAGCAGCAGCAGCCCCTTGATAGTAATACAACTTGCCTCCGCTTGTTGGACTCCCAGCAGCCTGGCCTTGTGCTTCTCTCTCAA GAGTTGATTGCTGCTCTGCTTTCTTGCGCTTTCTTTTCATTATTTCCTGCTGCTAATAGAGGTGCCACATATCTCCCAGCGATCAACTTTCATCATTTATTTGC CAATGTTCTACGGGCCCTTTTTGTTGATATCAAGGAACAACCGGCTTGGGCAACCTTATCGAAaactgatgatttttttttcttcgaaACTGGTGGTCACAAGGTTCCTATGGGTCTGAAGTTTCAATGGGTTAACTGTGTCAAGACTTAG
- the LOC140038333 gene encoding tyrosine--tRNA ligase, chloroplastic/mitochondrial-like yields MPARRTRKELRRPVSIRKAKNFTTPPLHLSISALSGFKLFTVPKQNTIVSGSFSFMPFYIYLAAEEMSVAASAAAAAVGAGAVALFRLNRLPSSPSTSSCSCLLLKGLRAFAPFPYRYHFASYSTSSLLSQEAAAVASQLPRSHAASTSSNVVEILEQRGLLESLTSDSLRSVCSSSAPNQPPLRVYCGFDPTADSLHLGNLLGIIVLSWFLRCGHRAVALIGGATGRVGDPSGKSSERPELDLETLHKNISGISATIRHILSRAAPTPDSVSILNNYEWWKDVRLLDFLKDVGRYARVGTMMSKESVRKRLESDQGMSYTEFTYQLLQGYDFVHLFRQEGVSVQIGGSDQWGNITAGTDLIRRILRVEGAAHGLTFPLLLKSDVPDDDVVRFLKMLTFLSLEEIARLERDMDTPGYVPNTAQRRLAEEITRFVHGQEGLDEALKATEALRPGAATKLDAKTIEGIGEDVPSCSLPYDQVLSLSLLDLSVSSGLLESKSAARRLLKQGGLYLNNSRVDSEAKKIEANDIIDGKVILLSAGKKNKMVVRVS; encoded by the exons ATGCCAGCAAGAAGAACTAGGAAAGAATTGAGGAGGCCGGTTTCCATCCGCAAAGCAAAGAACTTCACCACTCCACCGCTCCACCTCTCTATCTCTGCCCTCTCTGGATTCAAGCTTTTCACAGTACCAAAACAAAATACTATTGTAAGTG gatCTTTTAGTTTCATGCCCTTTTATATATATCTAGCAGCAGAAGAGATGTCTGTGGCGGCTtcggctgctgctgctgctgttggGGCTGGGGCGGTCGCCTTGTTCAGACTAAACAGGTTGCCTTCTTCCCCCTCCACCTCCTCCTGCTCTTGTCTTCTTCTCAAAGGACTCCGAGCTTTTGCACCATTTCCATACCGATACCACTTCGCTTCTTATTCTACTTCTTCTTTGCTTTCACAAGAAGCAGCAGCTGTTGCTTCCCAACTTCCACGCTCACACGCCGCCAGTACCTCCTCCAATGTGGTGGAAATTCTTGAACAGAGGGGCCTGCTGGAATCTCTCACCAGCGATAGTCTCAGGTCCGTCTGCTCCTCCTCCGCCCCTAACCAACCACCTCTTCGAGTCTACTGTGGTTTCGACCCCACCGCTGATAGCCTCCACCTCGGCAATCTCCTTGGCATTATTGTCCTCTCTTGGTTCCTCCGCTGCGGTCATCGTGCTGTCGCCCTCATCGGGGGAGCCACCGGCCGCGTAGGTGACCCTTCTGGCAAGAGTTCCGAAAGGCCTGAGCTTGACCTTGAAACCCTCCATAAGAACATTTCTGGGATTTCCGCCACCATTCGCCACATTCTTAGCAGGGCTGCTCCTACCCCTGATTCTGTTTCTATCCTGAATAATTATGAGTGGTGGAAAGATGTTAGGCTGCTGGATTTCCTCAAGGATGTTGGGAGGTATGCGAGGGTGGGCACCATGATGTCCAAGGAAAGCGTCCGGAAGAGGCTTGAATCTGATCAGGGCATGAGCTACACTGAGTTCACCTACCAGCTCCTCCAGGGCTATGACTTTGTCCATCTCTTTCGCCAAGAAGGAGTCTCTGTTCAGATTGGTGGCAGCGATCAATGGGGCAACATCACTGCCGGGACTGACCTTATCCGCAGAATTCTTCGCGTTGAAGGGGCAGCCCATGGACTCACATTCCCTCTCCTCCTCAAGAGTGATG TTCCTGATGATGATGTTGTTAGGTTCCTCAAGATGCTTACTTTCTTGAGCTTGGAGGAGATTGCACGGCTGGAAAGGGACATGGATACCCCTGGCTATGTTCCCAACACTGCCCAGCGTAGGCTGGCTGAGGAGATTACTCGCTTTGTACATGGCCAAGAGGGTCTGGACGAGGCTCTCAAGGCCACTGAGGCTTTGAGGCCTGGGGCAGCTACCAAGTTGGATGCTAAAACCATTGAGGGGATTGGAGAGGATGTTCCTTCTTGTTCGCTGCCTTACGATCAGGTCCTGAGTCTGTCTCTGTTGGATCTTTCGGTTTCAAGTGGATTGCTTGAGAGTAAATCAGCAGCACGGCGTCTACTCAAGCAAGGAGGGCTTTATCTGAACAACAGTAGGGTTGACAGTGAGGCAAAAAAGATTGAGGCAAATGATATTATAGACGGAAAAGTTATCCTTTTATCTGCTGGAAAGAAGAATAAGATGGTTGTAAGAGTTTCTTGA